The nucleotide sequence ATTTCTGTATAAACTACTGTAGACTGTTATGCTTGGTTAATGTTTTGAGAAATAGTTGTGACAATATCAGGCATAATTAAAAGAAATAACAATTCTTCAAGTAATCAATCTAGAATGAGTTTGTATTTTGACAGACACAACTGACTTGTAGAAGCTTTACAGGACATAGGTTGTGTTACTAAACACACTGAAATGTACTATTAAAAGTTGCAAAAACTGTACTATAGCTATAGTGTTAATGTAGCCTGTTTTTGCAAATGTGTTATGcaaattcaattcaaattcaATGCTTGCTTAGGGTTTGCTGAATGGAATAATTGTTACATAGTGGTTATTTAGAATATGTCTCTTATTAACTCAAAGTCACCACGCCATTTGGTACATACATAGAATAGGATGCCATTATTTACTGCACAGGACAACAGGTTATTTCATATAATTGTGTAATACCGCAGTTCCTGATGAAAGTTTCCTATATGCTTTCTCTGACTTACTGTCGTacatttctctttttaaaaaataattccatCTTAATTTAGAGCTCCTATGGTCTTCTAttgtaaaatatatttattttcttACACTTTTTATATAATCATGCAGTGTGAGTAGTGTCCTGGACTCAGCCATGTTTGGCTGCTTCGTCAATgaacttctctccatcataaggtcagaagtggggatgtttgctgatgattgcatcatttgcaactcctcaggtattggcagtccatgtccatatgcagaagACTTGGAAAACACTCAGCAATGTTGTGGCCCTCCCGCTGTGTCCACACCCCATAGAAGGAGGCAGCTGCACAGTGTGAGGGTGGATTGAAATTTAAATGATACCAGCAGAAAATGGCAAGGCTGCTGTTCTTCATCGCACAGCCTTGCTGTTGAGCGTGGAATTTGTGAAGACAGTTGTCTCTAATTGCCATGGGGTTCCCGCCTCAGCCACTcctctggtgctgctggtggctgCAGAGCTCCCCTGACACTACTACTGCTAGAGCCTCAGTGGGAGCTGCTGGCCTCCCTTAAAGTGGGAAGCACTGGCCTGAGCTCTCACCTCAGAAACCCCCAATCAACCTTCCCTAATTGGGCAGCAAatatggaggcagcctgttgttTGGCTGCCACCCCTAATATTGTGCCATAAAGCACATTGCAGACACGAACTGGGTCAAACTTGGAAAATGCCCCGACGTCAGAGAATTTTAAAAGTTTGGAAGATTCCATCCTCAATCCCTGAAGGATTAATTTAACTTTGTGCTTCTGATCTGCCTTTTAATTGAACTTTTCCAATTATATTAAATAGTTAATCTAAAGTCACCCCTCAGAGCTCACTATACTTGAATTTCTCTAAAAGGCATGGATGCAATTGCACACACGAGTTGCTTATCACAACAAACACATCCTTCAAATTGCCGCCAATGTTTCATTCAGTGGAGACGTCATCACTGACGTAAAATTagtaatgtatctattctgtgaaCAATGGCAGAAAACAAATATTATGATTTTTATTTTAGAAAATTACAAATTGTAAtgtttcctcaactctcaccTTAGAACTGAGCCAACACAGCAATTTGCACTTTCGTTTAATTTTAGTTAAAATGctgtgtgtgaaaaagtgttaATTATGTTGATTCTAAATCACTGTAAATCACCTTAATTACATATTGAGTGAGAAAAATATTAAAGCGTTGGTGTATGTTAGATCAACTCAAAATCTTAATTCACCAGTGACCTTTTAAAAGCTCTTCAAAGACTCTAATTTTCAGCATCTATAAAGCTTTTTTGCATTAATCCAATGCAATCTTCTGCGTTGCGCCATTACCAATGATGCTTATCTTGCAGAAGTCGGAAATGTCCTGTCATTTCTTTTACCAGCAGTTGAAGCACAATAACCAGCACTTGATGCAGATGATTACGTTTGCACCAAGAGAACTTTACTTTTCCCAAAAGCAAAGCTAGAATGTATCAAACTGTGCCTCTTGCATATCACTGTTCAATTACACTTGTGCACGCACTATAATGGAGCATTTAATTGTAGAATGCTTCTTCAGGACTCTTGCCTTTTTCTTATAGTTCTATTATGTCCCATTGCAGTAACTTTCATGGTATTCAGGTTATTTATTGGCTTTTAAATGGTATTATCAGACAGTAACAGTTCCAGCTCTTTTTTTATATCTAATATCTCAGTTACGACTTTTAGCATGTTATCCTCCAAGTTAAATATCTGGACAGTCATGTCATCCATTTTCTTTTCAGTGTTAAGGAGATCACTGGATACCTTAAGGATGGAATGGACACCATCATCAATTGATGGAAGATGCTCTTGACATTCTTTAAGTTTAGGTTCATACTCAGTCAGTTTTTCTACTAACTCTCTATCCTTTGAAATCAAATTGATCTGTTGTTCAACTAATCTCTCAATGGTTCTTGTATTCCAGTTTGCTTGCTTTTCAAGGCCACCTAAATCCTCCTCCTCTTGTCGCTTGATTGCCTTTGTATTTCTTATGGTGCTCACTTCTAAATCTTCCATTTTTTCAGTGAGATCCTTTACACCTTGTTCAACTGTATTAATTTCTGATGATATTTTGTTATGCATGTTCTTTGACTCTGACTTCAAGTTTGCAATCTCACTGTTTATTTCATTTAAGCTTTGTTTCCAGGTATCTGAAATATTTTGGAAGTTCTTATTGACATTCTGCATTTTTCTTGCTATTGTCTGTTCTTTATTCTGTAAGCTAGTCATACTGCTACGGAGTTCTGACATCTCCTGTTCAAAGAGGGTCATGACCGAACTAGatgacagtgctttctgcaggACTTCTTCTGATGAATCCAGCTGTATCCACAACACAAAACAGGGGCAGATCTACTTAATCAACAATAAAAGTTTGACCAATTTCATTCTAAAATAAATGGTAAATACACTTCTTGCTAACCTGCatacctctttttttttaaaaaaaaattgtatttaaGACATTGTCCTAGAAATTTGTTTAGGCTTATTGTAGGGCTCAGAATGGGCAACACGCTCAGAGTGCACAGCAGAAGCCAGGGATATCAGAAATAGGGCCTTATCTTAATTTCCAGTGAACTGAGGGCATCCATTGGCCCTCCAGAGGCAGTTCATCAGTGTTTGGAACTCCAGTTTGGGTCAGCTTCTACAATGGCAGAGGCCCTCAAGTAGGTGGTGGGAGAACAGGAAGGGGCAAACGCAGTTGTACGTGAGTGCAGGAAGGGACACAGTGTTTATGTTTTTGGAGCCAGCCTCCAATCATGTGATTAAAGACCATTCATTAGGCCACAGAAGTCCATTCATTAGACCACCGTGATGAGAGTAAAAACAACCTGCTATGGTGTTGTGTGCAATGTTCCAGATTCCCTGACCTGCCATTTTTGAAGATTCCATCTCACACACTATTAGGCTTACACAAACACTAATGTTCCAGTAATATAGTTACTCTAATAGTATATTAGCAAGAGGTTATGGTTAGCTTTATCACTATAACATTAATTTTACACTACAAAAACAAAATAGGTATTAACATGGTACAGTGTATGATGGTAGTGATCTTTCAATTGTGACCTCAGATTGAATTCAGCCCAGACCAATGGAGCAAAAGCCTCCTCTGTCTGCTAGCTGTAGAGGTCCATTACAAAACGGATTTGGACAGTTTCATATGCAGTTCCTAAAAGGCAGTGGCCCAGTTATAAACATTTATTGGCATCAAATTGGCAAACTCACTTAGACAGGCTACAAGATAGTGGATGCTGGAAAACGATAAATGACTGCTCCTCCTCTAAGGTTGCAGCATATTTTCAGGGCAGAGTAGAAGGAACTTTATTCTCTATAAAACTACTTTGTATCTCTACCTGCATTAACTATCTTTTGATGAATAAGTGTCTCATCCTTCTTGCTGCATGAAAGGGTTATATTTGTAGATTATACTTTGATAAAGAAAATTATGCTTTGTATATTCAGATGTAAAAAGCTTGCTATGTGATTTCtactttatttccttttttaagtGTGATATGAAAATCAGAAAGATATCTGTCAATCAACAGTTTTCAGATATGGTTGGTGAATCATCAAATTCTTTTAACCAGAAAGAATCTCTCAACATGAGGTACTGCAGACACCACTGGGCCCATTCCCCTCTGATCAAAAATCACAGATAATTTCCCTGCCTTCTGCATGAGAATAATCTTGCAATATATTCCCAATAAAAGTCAAATAGACTCAAAACTGTTGTATTCCTTTTTTCTTTGTTACTTATGGCTTGAAACAGTTTTAGGTCATTGGTTTTGGCTATTGCTGGATGCTCAACAAGATACTAATCTTTCATAAGCCTTAGTCAAAAAATTAGCTTCTGGGAAAATATGCACCACACCATAAAGAATAAAGCAGGAGTTGTGGCATATGGAGTTGAGCCTTTTATTAAACAGTGACTATTCCTAAACTTAAAGGTGAATAAGGTAAGTATTACAAGAGAATGAAAGACCAAAAGACATTACGGGCAAATTCATTTGACTAACGCaagtggagcagagaagacttgcCTTCATGGGGCCAAGTGCTTAGCACAGCTCTTCAAGTATTCATCACTTGTGAAGTTTCTAATAGGTTCTCCCAATTGCTTGCCATGGCTTCAGCAGAAACAACACTTACACATCCATCTGGAGTCTCCATATATCTTCCAAAGTTACAGCCGCAGATCGAGGGAACCCGAAAAAATTCTCGCCTAAGTCTTTATCAGCAATGAAGCAAAGACTTTTTACAAGATGTGTGGATTGCTCCAGGTGGCTTTTCTGATAAATGGAGTGCCAATTATCTGATCTTATTCCAGGTGAATGGAAGAAATTTTCCCTGTCTACGTTTATATCGAAGGGAGGAGTGTGCTTGCTTTCACCCATTACAGCACATTTTCAAAACAGAAATATAAAATTAATTACACTGAAGTAGGGCTGGAAATTAGATAGATCTTTTACAACTCCACACTACTGATCAGGTTTCTTAATTGCACCAGTCCATTTCAGAAGTTTCAGTATTGACCCAGATTTGAGACATGCATTGCCAAAGGATAAAAGATACTTGCCAGCAACATGAACtgacaaaactatccagcagaaGTCTCTTTGGTCACTACGGATGAACAGGTATGTGTAATAGACCCTTGTCAAGTGATTAATGTTGTTTTGATTACCTCTTTTGGAAAAGAAATGGAGGAAAATCTGAGAGCAGAATTTCTGCTTAACTTTCCTAAACTCCCACTCTAACCTTGTCAAAAACCCTGCAGAAACAGCATTACTGCACCACTTCTTACACCACTTCTCCAAGGTTCCAATCAAAGTTATGGCAGCAGATCAGTCAAATCACTGTGAAAGTTCTGGGAAATGCTTCCAAAACTGAAGAGTTCAAAGATTATGGACATAAATAGTGGGTCTTAAATCTTAATGGGAAAATGGCAAGACTAATTGGCAGGGCTGAATAATATCAACTTTAACATTTAACTGTCataaagctattaatgtatataatattttggaaaatatttttcttttaaaatagagggttAGTGTGCGGGTAtggcttaattgaattaaagacagctaatctgggtgctttcATATGGACTAGTTTGAGTTGTAAACAGAGATATGGCatgcatttgtattttttgacTAGAGCAttcaagtggggtgaaaacttgacgcctttctaacagataccaagccatatgtttatattactaataaaattgttaCGAAGAAagaggtttcattgttaaaaggtaatgTTCAAAGaaactggtgatacaatgagaatttgaattcaatcagtggtagtaggtataacttcagtagttttcaggtgtgcaggcagagacaatgtaaaattaaaaggcagctgcaatCTTCCAGCTGGCTCCACAgcgaaaggaacctcattttgaatttgtaaggtgaaaatgttttgcctggtgttttggttaagtctatgggttgttgttaccttaatggaggttagtttgggaacttgttaaaagttatggtCGTGGTAATTTGTAGCCAAGTGCATATATATTTTGACCTGTGTAAatcaataaaatgtttcacttagtttaatGTCAAACCTCGAGAACCAGTGGTctaattccagagtttagagtcgcatctcaaacataacacttaaaattattgattatgacagttgttttaagtttccctctgggatttttaaacaactccgctttaccaactgcattggtcataacaattgggggctgtgccaggataaattatatttctaattcctcgtttggttaggaattggtggatgcgggcgttaaaaatagagacaacatttgcagctcttagggaagtcattcttttggaaggatttaaagattcaatcccttcagtagtgagaactcatgtggaggaacagagggttgattctgtaagacaagcagagatagctgatgattatgagttagttcagagagctaaacctttttctgTCACTATTTCAAacaggaaaaggataaaaagtgggaaagtgaaaggaaggtaggtagtcagggaataggactagctggaagttcccaggaaggtgctgaaggcagaaatgacattcgaaaattgaggtgctCTCATTGTAATAAAGAGGTACAcacgaagtcagtgtgttggaaattgcaggacaaatctgttggaattattagGGTAAGAAAAGCTCTGGATGTAAAAGTACTGTAGGTTCTGAGGTGAAACAGGGAAAATCAGTGAAAGATaatgaagtgggaatgtgttcacagtttactcaagagaattctggggAGCAGGtcacagaaatgtttaaagactttgtatgtgaagggaaagtctttccatgtgtacagggtggagtaggtaaggatgttaaaatattaagagaaacaggggctagtcaatccttaatgttctgggatagtgatatttgttgttcagaaggAGCGTTGCAGGAGATGGTAATAGTAAGTGGGATTCATGGAGGTGCTAAATCTATtccgttgtggaaggtaaatttaaagagcaaatggaagacaggtgaagttatcgttggagtggtggaaaaattgcccactgaatgggttcaatttattctgggtaatgatatagttgGATCGCAAAGGtgagtgatgcctatggtagttgagcagcctgtagaagtgt is from Carcharodon carcharias isolate sCarCar2 chromosome 13, sCarCar2.pri, whole genome shotgun sequence and encodes:
- the LOC121285968 gene encoding inhibitor of nuclear factor kappa-B kinase-interacting protein-like isoform X2: MSSEARQRKKNVAASKQSDGVREQAVKGKVSEDQEPEGGRCCRPLGVRNALCLLSLLASAALAGLMYQQSAKFAEVEQKYQQLYMRSVAAQALEDELSKVSKKLDSSEEVLQKALSSSSVMTLFEQEMSELRSSMTSLQNKEQTIARKMQNVNKNFQNISDTWKQSLNEINSEIANLKSESKNMHNKISSEINTVEQGVKDLTEKMEDLEVSTIRNTKAIKRQEEEDLGGLEKQANWNTRTIERLVEQQINLISKDRELVEKLTEYEPKLKECQEHLPSIDDGVHSILKVSSDLLNTEKKMDDMTVQIFNLEDNMLKVVTEILDIKKELELLLSDNTI